From Pogoniulus pusillus isolate bPogPus1 chromosome 17, bPogPus1.pri, whole genome shotgun sequence, the proteins below share one genomic window:
- the ACSBG1 gene encoding long-chain-fatty-acid--CoA ligase ACSBG1 isoform X4 produces the protein MELLPMHRRSVKICCLLWRRPEKKTQRQKTPITVHQMFKQSLEKYGSLNALASKKDGKWEKITFSEYYCLSRKAAKGFLKLGLERFHSVAILGFNSPEWFISAVGAVFAGGIVTGIYTTNSPEACYDIAHDSKTNIMVVENQKQLDKIMQIWNRLPDLKAVVLYKDSIPERHPNLYTMEEFLKLGNDVSDRTLDDIINSQKPDQCCVLIYTSGTTGKPKGAMLSHDNVTWTSAHCSRAAGMQPAEVQQESIVSYLPLSHVAAQMYDLWTGIKWGEQVYFAEPDALKGSLINTLREVQPTSHMGVPRVWEKIMEKLKDVSAQSGFVKKKMLSWAMSLSLERNLNCSSSSDLNQLWTRIADYLVLAKIRNALGFSSCQKHFSGAAPLNTETLYFFLGLNITLYEAYGMSETTGPHCVSGPFIYRQHSCGKPAPGCRVKLVDKDTEGNGEICFWGRTVFMGYLNMEDKTKEAFDEDGWLHSGDLGKLDKDGFLFVTGRVKDLIITAGGENVPPIPIEEAVKKELPIVSNAMVIGDKKKFLSMLLTLKSVLDPDTSDPTDTLTEQARDFCQKMGSKATKVSEIVATRDQAIYQAIQEGINKVNLTATNRVHCIKKWILLPRDFSISGGELGPTMKLKRLTVLEKYKSEIASFYEE, from the exons ATGG AACTTTTGCCGATGCACAGACGGTCTGTGAAGATTTGCTGCCTCCTTTGGAGAAGACCCGAGAAGAAGACACAGAGGCAGAAA ACTCCCATAACAGTTCATCAGATGTTCAAGCAGAGCCTAGAGAAATATGGATCCCTTAATGCTTTGGCCAGCAAAAAGGACGGAAAATGGGAGAAGATAACTTTTTCAGAGTATTATTGCCTATCCAGGAAAGCAGCCAAAGGCTTCTTGAAG cttggTCTTGAACGATTCCACAGTGTAGCAATCCTTGGATTTAATTCCCCTGAATGGTTCATCTCAGCTGTTGGAGCTGTTTTTGCTGG AGGAATTGTCACAGGAATATATACAACAAATTCTCCAGAGGCCTGCTACGACATTGCTCATGACAGCAAGACCAATATCATGGTTGTGGAAAACCAGAAACAGTTGGACAAGATAATGCAG atttGGAATCGCTTGCCAGACTTGAAAGCTGTTGTGCTGTATAAAGACTCCATTCCAGAGAGGCATCCAAATTTGTATACG ATGGAAGAATTTCTGAAGTTGGGAAATGATGTATCTGATAGGACTTTGGATGATATTATTAACTCCCAAAAGCCAGATCAGTGCTGTGTGCTAATATACACATCCGGAACAACTGGGAAGCCAAAAGGAGCCATGCTGAGTCATGACAAT GTAACTTGGACATCAGCGcattgcagcagagcagcaggtatGCAACCTGCAGAGGTCCAGCAGGAGTCTATAGTCAGTTACCTGCCACTCAGCCATGTAGCTGCACAGATGTATGACCTGTGGACTGGAATCAAATGGGGAGAGCAAGTTTACTTTGCTGAGCCAGATGCTCTGAAG GGCAGCTTGATCAACACACTAAGAGAAGTGCAGCCAACATCCCACATGGGGGTTCCCCGAGTGTGGGAGAAAATCATGGAGAAACTAAAAGATGTTTCTGCTCAGTCAGGATTTGTGAAGAAGAAAATGTTGTCATGGGCTATGTCACTTAGCTTAGAGAGAAACTTAAACTGCTCAAGCAG CAGTGATTTAAACCAGCTCTGGACAAGGATAGCAGACTACTTAGTGCTTGCAAAAATACGCAATGCACTGGGGTTTTCTTCCTGTCAGAAGCACTTTTCTGGTGCTGCTCCCCTCAATACAGAAACACTCTATTTCTTCTTGGGTCTGAACATCACCCTGTATGAGGCCTATGGGATGAGTGAGACCACAGGCCCACATTGTGTGTCTGGGCCTTTTATTTACAGGCAGCACAG CTGTGGTAAACCAGCACCTGGCTGCAGAGTGAAGTTGGTGGACAAAGatacagaaggcaatggagaaatCTGtttctggggaaggactgttttcATGGGTTATTTAAATATGGAAGACAAAACTAAAGAAGCCTTTGATGAGGATGGGTGGCTCCATTCTGGAGATTTAGGAAAGTTGGACAAGGATGGCTTTCTGTTTGTCACTGGAAGAGTTAAAG ATTTGATTATTACAGCAGGAGGTGAAAATGTGCCTCCAATTCCAATTGAAGAGGCTGTTAAAAAGGAACTCCCAATTGTTAGCAATGCTATGGTGATTGGAGATAAAAAGAAGTTTTTGTCAATGTTGCTGACCCTAAAG AGTGTGCTGGACCCAGATACATCTGATCCCACTGACACTCTCACAGAGCAAGCTAGAGACTTCTGCCAGAAGATGGGTAGTAAAGCAACTAAAGTATCAGAGATTGTAGCTACAAGAGACCAAGCGATTTACCAGGCCATCCAGGAGGGAATCAACAAAGTCAACTTGACGGCTACTAACAGGGTTCACTGCATTAAAAAATGGATACTCCTGCCGAGAGATTTTTCCATTTCTGGAGGAGAGCTAG GTCCAACAATGAAGTTAAAACGACTCACCGTGCTTGAGAAATACAAAAGTGAAATAGCCTCCTTCTATGAAGAATAA
- the ACSBG1 gene encoding long-chain-fatty-acid--CoA ligase ACSBG1 isoform X1 produces the protein MPNSGETLTKELQDENTVNISESCEHGTFADAQTVCEDLLPPLEKTREEDTEAEKSLWTSFADGRVRLRIDNSCPQTPITVHQMFKQSLEKYGSLNALASKKDGKWEKITFSEYYCLSRKAAKGFLKLGLERFHSVAILGFNSPEWFISAVGAVFAGGIVTGIYTTNSPEACYDIAHDSKTNIMVVENQKQLDKIMQIWNRLPDLKAVVLYKDSIPERHPNLYTMEEFLKLGNDVSDRTLDDIINSQKPDQCCVLIYTSGTTGKPKGAMLSHDNVTWTSAHCSRAAGMQPAEVQQESIVSYLPLSHVAAQMYDLWTGIKWGEQVYFAEPDALKGSLINTLREVQPTSHMGVPRVWEKIMEKLKDVSAQSGFVKKKMLSWAMSLSLERNLNCSSSSDLNQLWTRIADYLVLAKIRNALGFSSCQKHFSGAAPLNTETLYFFLGLNITLYEAYGMSETTGPHCVSGPFIYRQHSCGKPAPGCRVKLVDKDTEGNGEICFWGRTVFMGYLNMEDKTKEAFDEDGWLHSGDLGKLDKDGFLFVTGRVKDLIITAGGENVPPIPIEEAVKKELPIVSNAMVIGDKKKFLSMLLTLKSVLDPDTSDPTDTLTEQARDFCQKMGSKATKVSEIVATRDQAIYQAIQEGINKVNLTATNRVHCIKKWILLPRDFSISGGELGPTMKLKRLTVLEKYKSEIASFYEE, from the exons ATGCCTAACAGTGGAGAGACTCTTACGAAAGAATTACAAGATGAAAATACAGTGAATATTTCAGAGAGCTGTGAACATGG AACTTTTGCCGATGCACAGACGGTCTGTGAAGATTTGCTGCCTCCTTTGGAGAAGACCCGAGAAGAAGACACAGAGGCAGAAA AGTCATTGTGGACTTCCTTTGCTGATGGTAGAGTCAGACTGAGAATAGATAACTCCTGTCCGCAGACTCCCATAACAGTTCATCAGATGTTCAAGCAGAGCCTAGAGAAATATGGATCCCTTAATGCTTTGGCCAGCAAAAAGGACGGAAAATGGGAGAAGATAACTTTTTCAGAGTATTATTGCCTATCCAGGAAAGCAGCCAAAGGCTTCTTGAAG cttggTCTTGAACGATTCCACAGTGTAGCAATCCTTGGATTTAATTCCCCTGAATGGTTCATCTCAGCTGTTGGAGCTGTTTTTGCTGG AGGAATTGTCACAGGAATATATACAACAAATTCTCCAGAGGCCTGCTACGACATTGCTCATGACAGCAAGACCAATATCATGGTTGTGGAAAACCAGAAACAGTTGGACAAGATAATGCAG atttGGAATCGCTTGCCAGACTTGAAAGCTGTTGTGCTGTATAAAGACTCCATTCCAGAGAGGCATCCAAATTTGTATACG ATGGAAGAATTTCTGAAGTTGGGAAATGATGTATCTGATAGGACTTTGGATGATATTATTAACTCCCAAAAGCCAGATCAGTGCTGTGTGCTAATATACACATCCGGAACAACTGGGAAGCCAAAAGGAGCCATGCTGAGTCATGACAAT GTAACTTGGACATCAGCGcattgcagcagagcagcaggtatGCAACCTGCAGAGGTCCAGCAGGAGTCTATAGTCAGTTACCTGCCACTCAGCCATGTAGCTGCACAGATGTATGACCTGTGGACTGGAATCAAATGGGGAGAGCAAGTTTACTTTGCTGAGCCAGATGCTCTGAAG GGCAGCTTGATCAACACACTAAGAGAAGTGCAGCCAACATCCCACATGGGGGTTCCCCGAGTGTGGGAGAAAATCATGGAGAAACTAAAAGATGTTTCTGCTCAGTCAGGATTTGTGAAGAAGAAAATGTTGTCATGGGCTATGTCACTTAGCTTAGAGAGAAACTTAAACTGCTCAAGCAG CAGTGATTTAAACCAGCTCTGGACAAGGATAGCAGACTACTTAGTGCTTGCAAAAATACGCAATGCACTGGGGTTTTCTTCCTGTCAGAAGCACTTTTCTGGTGCTGCTCCCCTCAATACAGAAACACTCTATTTCTTCTTGGGTCTGAACATCACCCTGTATGAGGCCTATGGGATGAGTGAGACCACAGGCCCACATTGTGTGTCTGGGCCTTTTATTTACAGGCAGCACAG CTGTGGTAAACCAGCACCTGGCTGCAGAGTGAAGTTGGTGGACAAAGatacagaaggcaatggagaaatCTGtttctggggaaggactgttttcATGGGTTATTTAAATATGGAAGACAAAACTAAAGAAGCCTTTGATGAGGATGGGTGGCTCCATTCTGGAGATTTAGGAAAGTTGGACAAGGATGGCTTTCTGTTTGTCACTGGAAGAGTTAAAG ATTTGATTATTACAGCAGGAGGTGAAAATGTGCCTCCAATTCCAATTGAAGAGGCTGTTAAAAAGGAACTCCCAATTGTTAGCAATGCTATGGTGATTGGAGATAAAAAGAAGTTTTTGTCAATGTTGCTGACCCTAAAG AGTGTGCTGGACCCAGATACATCTGATCCCACTGACACTCTCACAGAGCAAGCTAGAGACTTCTGCCAGAAGATGGGTAGTAAAGCAACTAAAGTATCAGAGATTGTAGCTACAAGAGACCAAGCGATTTACCAGGCCATCCAGGAGGGAATCAACAAAGTCAACTTGACGGCTACTAACAGGGTTCACTGCATTAAAAAATGGATACTCCTGCCGAGAGATTTTTCCATTTCTGGAGGAGAGCTAG GTCCAACAATGAAGTTAAAACGACTCACCGTGCTTGAGAAATACAAAAGTGAAATAGCCTCCTTCTATGAAGAATAA
- the ACSBG1 gene encoding long-chain-fatty-acid--CoA ligase ACSBG1 isoform X5 — MHRRSVKICCLLWRRPEKKTQRQKTPITVHQMFKQSLEKYGSLNALASKKDGKWEKITFSEYYCLSRKAAKGFLKLGLERFHSVAILGFNSPEWFISAVGAVFAGGIVTGIYTTNSPEACYDIAHDSKTNIMVVENQKQLDKIMQIWNRLPDLKAVVLYKDSIPERHPNLYTMEEFLKLGNDVSDRTLDDIINSQKPDQCCVLIYTSGTTGKPKGAMLSHDNVTWTSAHCSRAAGMQPAEVQQESIVSYLPLSHVAAQMYDLWTGIKWGEQVYFAEPDALKGSLINTLREVQPTSHMGVPRVWEKIMEKLKDVSAQSGFVKKKMLSWAMSLSLERNLNCSSSSDLNQLWTRIADYLVLAKIRNALGFSSCQKHFSGAAPLNTETLYFFLGLNITLYEAYGMSETTGPHCVSGPFIYRQHSCGKPAPGCRVKLVDKDTEGNGEICFWGRTVFMGYLNMEDKTKEAFDEDGWLHSGDLGKLDKDGFLFVTGRVKDLIITAGGENVPPIPIEEAVKKELPIVSNAMVIGDKKKFLSMLLTLKSVLDPDTSDPTDTLTEQARDFCQKMGSKATKVSEIVATRDQAIYQAIQEGINKVNLTATNRVHCIKKWILLPRDFSISGGELGPTMKLKRLTVLEKYKSEIASFYEE, encoded by the exons ATGCACAGACGGTCTGTGAAGATTTGCTGCCTCCTTTGGAGAAGACCCGAGAAGAAGACACAGAGGCAGAAA ACTCCCATAACAGTTCATCAGATGTTCAAGCAGAGCCTAGAGAAATATGGATCCCTTAATGCTTTGGCCAGCAAAAAGGACGGAAAATGGGAGAAGATAACTTTTTCAGAGTATTATTGCCTATCCAGGAAAGCAGCCAAAGGCTTCTTGAAG cttggTCTTGAACGATTCCACAGTGTAGCAATCCTTGGATTTAATTCCCCTGAATGGTTCATCTCAGCTGTTGGAGCTGTTTTTGCTGG AGGAATTGTCACAGGAATATATACAACAAATTCTCCAGAGGCCTGCTACGACATTGCTCATGACAGCAAGACCAATATCATGGTTGTGGAAAACCAGAAACAGTTGGACAAGATAATGCAG atttGGAATCGCTTGCCAGACTTGAAAGCTGTTGTGCTGTATAAAGACTCCATTCCAGAGAGGCATCCAAATTTGTATACG ATGGAAGAATTTCTGAAGTTGGGAAATGATGTATCTGATAGGACTTTGGATGATATTATTAACTCCCAAAAGCCAGATCAGTGCTGTGTGCTAATATACACATCCGGAACAACTGGGAAGCCAAAAGGAGCCATGCTGAGTCATGACAAT GTAACTTGGACATCAGCGcattgcagcagagcagcaggtatGCAACCTGCAGAGGTCCAGCAGGAGTCTATAGTCAGTTACCTGCCACTCAGCCATGTAGCTGCACAGATGTATGACCTGTGGACTGGAATCAAATGGGGAGAGCAAGTTTACTTTGCTGAGCCAGATGCTCTGAAG GGCAGCTTGATCAACACACTAAGAGAAGTGCAGCCAACATCCCACATGGGGGTTCCCCGAGTGTGGGAGAAAATCATGGAGAAACTAAAAGATGTTTCTGCTCAGTCAGGATTTGTGAAGAAGAAAATGTTGTCATGGGCTATGTCACTTAGCTTAGAGAGAAACTTAAACTGCTCAAGCAG CAGTGATTTAAACCAGCTCTGGACAAGGATAGCAGACTACTTAGTGCTTGCAAAAATACGCAATGCACTGGGGTTTTCTTCCTGTCAGAAGCACTTTTCTGGTGCTGCTCCCCTCAATACAGAAACACTCTATTTCTTCTTGGGTCTGAACATCACCCTGTATGAGGCCTATGGGATGAGTGAGACCACAGGCCCACATTGTGTGTCTGGGCCTTTTATTTACAGGCAGCACAG CTGTGGTAAACCAGCACCTGGCTGCAGAGTGAAGTTGGTGGACAAAGatacagaaggcaatggagaaatCTGtttctggggaaggactgttttcATGGGTTATTTAAATATGGAAGACAAAACTAAAGAAGCCTTTGATGAGGATGGGTGGCTCCATTCTGGAGATTTAGGAAAGTTGGACAAGGATGGCTTTCTGTTTGTCACTGGAAGAGTTAAAG ATTTGATTATTACAGCAGGAGGTGAAAATGTGCCTCCAATTCCAATTGAAGAGGCTGTTAAAAAGGAACTCCCAATTGTTAGCAATGCTATGGTGATTGGAGATAAAAAGAAGTTTTTGTCAATGTTGCTGACCCTAAAG AGTGTGCTGGACCCAGATACATCTGATCCCACTGACACTCTCACAGAGCAAGCTAGAGACTTCTGCCAGAAGATGGGTAGTAAAGCAACTAAAGTATCAGAGATTGTAGCTACAAGAGACCAAGCGATTTACCAGGCCATCCAGGAGGGAATCAACAAAGTCAACTTGACGGCTACTAACAGGGTTCACTGCATTAAAAAATGGATACTCCTGCCGAGAGATTTTTCCATTTCTGGAGGAGAGCTAG GTCCAACAATGAAGTTAAAACGACTCACCGTGCTTGAGAAATACAAAAGTGAAATAGCCTCCTTCTATGAAGAATAA
- the ACSBG1 gene encoding long-chain-fatty-acid--CoA ligase ACSBG1 isoform X3: MPNSGETLTKELQDENTVNISESCEHGTFADAQTVCEDLLPPLEKTREEDTEAEKSLWTSFADGRVRLRIDNSCPQTPITVHQMFKQSLEKYGSLNALASKKDGKWEKITFSEYYCLSRKAAKGFLKLGLERFHSVAILGFNSPEWFISAVGAVFAGGIVTGIYTTNSPEACYDIAHDSKTNIMVVENQKQLDKIMQMEEFLKLGNDVSDRTLDDIINSQKPDQCCVLIYTSGTTGKPKGAMLSHDNVTWTSAHCSRAAGMQPAEVQQESIVSYLPLSHVAAQMYDLWTGIKWGEQVYFAEPDALKGSLINTLREVQPTSHMGVPRVWEKIMEKLKDVSAQSGFVKKKMLSWAMSLSLERNLNCSSSSDLNQLWTRIADYLVLAKIRNALGFSSCQKHFSGAAPLNTETLYFFLGLNITLYEAYGMSETTGPHCVSGPFIYRQHSCGKPAPGCRVKLVDKDTEGNGEICFWGRTVFMGYLNMEDKTKEAFDEDGWLHSGDLGKLDKDGFLFVTGRVKDLIITAGGENVPPIPIEEAVKKELPIVSNAMVIGDKKKFLSMLLTLKSVLDPDTSDPTDTLTEQARDFCQKMGSKATKVSEIVATRDQAIYQAIQEGINKVNLTATNRVHCIKKWILLPRDFSISGGELGPTMKLKRLTVLEKYKSEIASFYEE; encoded by the exons ATGCCTAACAGTGGAGAGACTCTTACGAAAGAATTACAAGATGAAAATACAGTGAATATTTCAGAGAGCTGTGAACATGG AACTTTTGCCGATGCACAGACGGTCTGTGAAGATTTGCTGCCTCCTTTGGAGAAGACCCGAGAAGAAGACACAGAGGCAGAAA AGTCATTGTGGACTTCCTTTGCTGATGGTAGAGTCAGACTGAGAATAGATAACTCCTGTCCGCAGACTCCCATAACAGTTCATCAGATGTTCAAGCAGAGCCTAGAGAAATATGGATCCCTTAATGCTTTGGCCAGCAAAAAGGACGGAAAATGGGAGAAGATAACTTTTTCAGAGTATTATTGCCTATCCAGGAAAGCAGCCAAAGGCTTCTTGAAG cttggTCTTGAACGATTCCACAGTGTAGCAATCCTTGGATTTAATTCCCCTGAATGGTTCATCTCAGCTGTTGGAGCTGTTTTTGCTGG AGGAATTGTCACAGGAATATATACAACAAATTCTCCAGAGGCCTGCTACGACATTGCTCATGACAGCAAGACCAATATCATGGTTGTGGAAAACCAGAAACAGTTGGACAAGATAATGCAG ATGGAAGAATTTCTGAAGTTGGGAAATGATGTATCTGATAGGACTTTGGATGATATTATTAACTCCCAAAAGCCAGATCAGTGCTGTGTGCTAATATACACATCCGGAACAACTGGGAAGCCAAAAGGAGCCATGCTGAGTCATGACAAT GTAACTTGGACATCAGCGcattgcagcagagcagcaggtatGCAACCTGCAGAGGTCCAGCAGGAGTCTATAGTCAGTTACCTGCCACTCAGCCATGTAGCTGCACAGATGTATGACCTGTGGACTGGAATCAAATGGGGAGAGCAAGTTTACTTTGCTGAGCCAGATGCTCTGAAG GGCAGCTTGATCAACACACTAAGAGAAGTGCAGCCAACATCCCACATGGGGGTTCCCCGAGTGTGGGAGAAAATCATGGAGAAACTAAAAGATGTTTCTGCTCAGTCAGGATTTGTGAAGAAGAAAATGTTGTCATGGGCTATGTCACTTAGCTTAGAGAGAAACTTAAACTGCTCAAGCAG CAGTGATTTAAACCAGCTCTGGACAAGGATAGCAGACTACTTAGTGCTTGCAAAAATACGCAATGCACTGGGGTTTTCTTCCTGTCAGAAGCACTTTTCTGGTGCTGCTCCCCTCAATACAGAAACACTCTATTTCTTCTTGGGTCTGAACATCACCCTGTATGAGGCCTATGGGATGAGTGAGACCACAGGCCCACATTGTGTGTCTGGGCCTTTTATTTACAGGCAGCACAG CTGTGGTAAACCAGCACCTGGCTGCAGAGTGAAGTTGGTGGACAAAGatacagaaggcaatggagaaatCTGtttctggggaaggactgttttcATGGGTTATTTAAATATGGAAGACAAAACTAAAGAAGCCTTTGATGAGGATGGGTGGCTCCATTCTGGAGATTTAGGAAAGTTGGACAAGGATGGCTTTCTGTTTGTCACTGGAAGAGTTAAAG ATTTGATTATTACAGCAGGAGGTGAAAATGTGCCTCCAATTCCAATTGAAGAGGCTGTTAAAAAGGAACTCCCAATTGTTAGCAATGCTATGGTGATTGGAGATAAAAAGAAGTTTTTGTCAATGTTGCTGACCCTAAAG AGTGTGCTGGACCCAGATACATCTGATCCCACTGACACTCTCACAGAGCAAGCTAGAGACTTCTGCCAGAAGATGGGTAGTAAAGCAACTAAAGTATCAGAGATTGTAGCTACAAGAGACCAAGCGATTTACCAGGCCATCCAGGAGGGAATCAACAAAGTCAACTTGACGGCTACTAACAGGGTTCACTGCATTAAAAAATGGATACTCCTGCCGAGAGATTTTTCCATTTCTGGAGGAGAGCTAG GTCCAACAATGAAGTTAAAACGACTCACCGTGCTTGAGAAATACAAAAGTGAAATAGCCTCCTTCTATGAAGAATAA
- the ACSBG1 gene encoding long-chain-fatty-acid--CoA ligase ACSBG1 isoform X2: protein MPNSGETLTKELQDENTVNISESCEHGTFADAQTVCEDLLPPLEKTREEDTEAEKSLWTSFADGRVRLRIDNSCPQTPITVHQMFKQSLEKYGSLNALASKKDGKWEKITFSEYYCLSRKAAKGFLKLGLERFHSVAILGFNSPEWFISAVGAVFAGGIVTGIYTTNSPEACYDIAHDSKTNIMVVENQKQLDKIMQIWNRLPDLKAVVLYKDSIPERHPNLYTMEEFLKLGNDVSDRTLDDIINSQKPDQCCVLIYTSGTTGKPKGAMLSHDNVTWTSAHCSRAAGMQPAEVQQESIVSYLPLSHVAAQMYDLWTGIKWGEQVYFAEPDALKGSLINTLREVQPTSHMGVPRVWEKIMEKLKDVSAQSGFVKKKMLSWAMSLSLERNLNCSSSDLNQLWTRIADYLVLAKIRNALGFSSCQKHFSGAAPLNTETLYFFLGLNITLYEAYGMSETTGPHCVSGPFIYRQHSCGKPAPGCRVKLVDKDTEGNGEICFWGRTVFMGYLNMEDKTKEAFDEDGWLHSGDLGKLDKDGFLFVTGRVKDLIITAGGENVPPIPIEEAVKKELPIVSNAMVIGDKKKFLSMLLTLKSVLDPDTSDPTDTLTEQARDFCQKMGSKATKVSEIVATRDQAIYQAIQEGINKVNLTATNRVHCIKKWILLPRDFSISGGELGPTMKLKRLTVLEKYKSEIASFYEE, encoded by the exons ATGCCTAACAGTGGAGAGACTCTTACGAAAGAATTACAAGATGAAAATACAGTGAATATTTCAGAGAGCTGTGAACATGG AACTTTTGCCGATGCACAGACGGTCTGTGAAGATTTGCTGCCTCCTTTGGAGAAGACCCGAGAAGAAGACACAGAGGCAGAAA AGTCATTGTGGACTTCCTTTGCTGATGGTAGAGTCAGACTGAGAATAGATAACTCCTGTCCGCAGACTCCCATAACAGTTCATCAGATGTTCAAGCAGAGCCTAGAGAAATATGGATCCCTTAATGCTTTGGCCAGCAAAAAGGACGGAAAATGGGAGAAGATAACTTTTTCAGAGTATTATTGCCTATCCAGGAAAGCAGCCAAAGGCTTCTTGAAG cttggTCTTGAACGATTCCACAGTGTAGCAATCCTTGGATTTAATTCCCCTGAATGGTTCATCTCAGCTGTTGGAGCTGTTTTTGCTGG AGGAATTGTCACAGGAATATATACAACAAATTCTCCAGAGGCCTGCTACGACATTGCTCATGACAGCAAGACCAATATCATGGTTGTGGAAAACCAGAAACAGTTGGACAAGATAATGCAG atttGGAATCGCTTGCCAGACTTGAAAGCTGTTGTGCTGTATAAAGACTCCATTCCAGAGAGGCATCCAAATTTGTATACG ATGGAAGAATTTCTGAAGTTGGGAAATGATGTATCTGATAGGACTTTGGATGATATTATTAACTCCCAAAAGCCAGATCAGTGCTGTGTGCTAATATACACATCCGGAACAACTGGGAAGCCAAAAGGAGCCATGCTGAGTCATGACAAT GTAACTTGGACATCAGCGcattgcagcagagcagcaggtatGCAACCTGCAGAGGTCCAGCAGGAGTCTATAGTCAGTTACCTGCCACTCAGCCATGTAGCTGCACAGATGTATGACCTGTGGACTGGAATCAAATGGGGAGAGCAAGTTTACTTTGCTGAGCCAGATGCTCTGAAG GGCAGCTTGATCAACACACTAAGAGAAGTGCAGCCAACATCCCACATGGGGGTTCCCCGAGTGTGGGAGAAAATCATGGAGAAACTAAAAGATGTTTCTGCTCAGTCAGGATTTGTGAAGAAGAAAATGTTGTCATGGGCTATGTCACTTAGCTTAGAGAGAAACTTAAACTGCTCAAGCAG TGATTTAAACCAGCTCTGGACAAGGATAGCAGACTACTTAGTGCTTGCAAAAATACGCAATGCACTGGGGTTTTCTTCCTGTCAGAAGCACTTTTCTGGTGCTGCTCCCCTCAATACAGAAACACTCTATTTCTTCTTGGGTCTGAACATCACCCTGTATGAGGCCTATGGGATGAGTGAGACCACAGGCCCACATTGTGTGTCTGGGCCTTTTATTTACAGGCAGCACAG CTGTGGTAAACCAGCACCTGGCTGCAGAGTGAAGTTGGTGGACAAAGatacagaaggcaatggagaaatCTGtttctggggaaggactgttttcATGGGTTATTTAAATATGGAAGACAAAACTAAAGAAGCCTTTGATGAGGATGGGTGGCTCCATTCTGGAGATTTAGGAAAGTTGGACAAGGATGGCTTTCTGTTTGTCACTGGAAGAGTTAAAG ATTTGATTATTACAGCAGGAGGTGAAAATGTGCCTCCAATTCCAATTGAAGAGGCTGTTAAAAAGGAACTCCCAATTGTTAGCAATGCTATGGTGATTGGAGATAAAAAGAAGTTTTTGTCAATGTTGCTGACCCTAAAG AGTGTGCTGGACCCAGATACATCTGATCCCACTGACACTCTCACAGAGCAAGCTAGAGACTTCTGCCAGAAGATGGGTAGTAAAGCAACTAAAGTATCAGAGATTGTAGCTACAAGAGACCAAGCGATTTACCAGGCCATCCAGGAGGGAATCAACAAAGTCAACTTGACGGCTACTAACAGGGTTCACTGCATTAAAAAATGGATACTCCTGCCGAGAGATTTTTCCATTTCTGGAGGAGAGCTAG GTCCAACAATGAAGTTAAAACGACTCACCGTGCTTGAGAAATACAAAAGTGAAATAGCCTCCTTCTATGAAGAATAA